The Nostoc cf. commune SO-36 genomic sequence AGGTTTACCTAATAGCGATCGCATTCAGAACTAATCGACAAAGAGGCAGGGGGAACTAAAGCTACAAACCTCACCCGCAAGTGGCGTGATTTGTCCCCCTGCTCCCCTGCTTCTTAATTCTGACTCTTGAATTATTTAACAAACTTTGGGGGTTTAAGTCCCCTGCCTCTATAGGCAGCGCGTTTTGTGTCGGGGTCTAAATCCCCGTCACAAAACGTAATTGCGAATTGCGAATTGCGAATTGCGAATTGCGAATTGGTTTAACTATATTCATCCCAAACTACGGGAAAGGAATAATCTGAAAACGCCGAAAAATCATGATTTTCACTGCGGGTTTCTTCATCTAAAACTTTGACAACTTTGTTATAAATGTCTTGTGCTTGTTGCGGGGAATCACCGATGCTGGTCAATCCCAATTTGCCAAACTGCGAAAGACAACCCATGAGATGAAACACTGTACCCGTTTCTGTACAACTGTCGAAGTGCAGTCTGTGGTGAGCGATGACATCCATCAAATCATTAGGCAATAATCCCTGATAGCGCTCTTTTTGCAGATTATCAGTGGCAATATAGTATTTTGGACGACCTTGTTGACTATAAAATAAACCTGTGGAAAGGTCATAGCGCCCGTTGGTTAATAATTTCAGGGTCATGAATGGATGAGTTGTACCGCCTTTACGCAGGTTAATTTCAATCGCCTGAATATCCCACTCTCCGTTACCTTTATCAACGGCGATAAAATCTACACCAAATCGCTCTAAAGTGCCTTTCTCTGCTAGCTTTCTGCCAACTTGTATTCCCAATTGCTGTAATTGCAATCGATATCTTTCATCAGCCGGAAAGCGACAACCAAGATAAATCTGACCGTCTGGGCCTCCCAGAATTTGGTCGTGGGTTGAAAGTATTTCCACTTCACCAGCAGGTGTAATCCGTCCTTGGACGCTGGGCGATCGCTTAATTTCCCCTTCGACAAATGCTTCGGTGATTGCCCCTAATTCCGGGATTCTTCCAGAAAAATTTTCCCAAGTCTCTTGCTTTGCTTGAAAGCGCATTGTTGAGAAGCGATCGCTAATTGCTGTTACCCTTTCGGCATGAGTACCTTTGCTTGGTGCTAAATTTTCAATCGGTCTGAGATCCAGCAATGCATTCCCTTCTCCAGAAATGCCTTCGTTGAGTTTTATTACTACCCGTTGTAAAGTCGGTTGTCGTTCCCACAAATCAACGGTAGCCTCTGCCAAATCTTGATGATTCCAAATTTTTTCGCTGCCATCTGGATGGGGTACTCCACCTTCTTTAAAAATTTGCCGACTACCACTCTTTGTCCCCCAAATCTGTAAATTTGGTGCAGCAGCATACAGTGGTACACCTAATTTTAAAGACAATTCACCTTCCCAACGCGAAGAATTATAGCATATCATAAATGATTTGTCTAGCCTTAAAGATTGATGAATCCGCTCTAGTAGGCGGGGGCGTTCTAAAATCTTTTGGCTCAGAGACTTAAGTGAGGAATCGTAAGTAGAAAGTAGTAGCAAACGATTGCGAGCATGAGAAAAAGGAATTCCTGGCAACAGTTGCAGATAATAATCAATGATACTAGGATGTAGCGGTACTGATGTTACATAAATCAGCCGAGTCCGAGGATTCCGCAACCGAATTAAGGAAAATAGTAATCTTTCTTCATAATGCTCAAAACCTTCGATCTTTTTGAGTTCTCGCTGGTCGAGACTCACAGAAGGAATAATTAAAATATCTGCTTCACTATTGTCAAATAGCTCGCTCGTTTTCCAGCGATCGCGCAGGGTTAATTGTAAGTGGCGAAACTTCTCAACCTGTTCTAACTCGGAAATATTTAGTGTTGCCATAACCCCTACCCTCTAATGATCTCAATGTAGCGCACCACGGAGGTTTTTGGAAGATGCATAGTTGCGGTGTTAAGGTTCAGGTAGTTTTGCCAGATATTTAAATAAATCGGTCAGAATAAATCAAACTATAGCAACCCCTAGATGCCCGACTTATTAAAGAAGTCAGATATCTTGTTAATCACTATTTCCTTAATATATTTTCAGTCTTAAGGTTGAGACAAATCCAGCTTACTTTACCTCTAGGGAGCGATAAAGTACAGCAATATAATAGTTAACTTAAAAGCAGTTGAAAAAGATAAATTCTTCATCACATCAGAGTTGTGTACTTATTTTCATGGTCAGGCGTGAGGATAAATAATGTAAATTGCGTACAGTTGCTAGGAATAAGTAAGTTTGGCAAATATCCAGAATAAAAATGCCCAAAATTGCACATACCTAGCGAGAGTCAAAGCAAAAAATAAACCTTGGGTTGAATTTTCGATCCAAGGTTTAGTTATGAAATAGGGAATAGGTGAAGTAACTAATTCCCAAAGCACAATTCAATATTCAATTACCAAGGTAAAACAGATGGCTAAATCAAAAGAGCAAAAAGAGCAAAAAGAGAAAAAATTGCAACCGCCGCAGCAACAAGAAACACCAGGTGTTGAATCAGAAATGACACCAAAACCCAAAGCAGACGATGCTCAATATCGGGGTAGTGGTAAATTACAAGATAAAGTAGCATTGATCACGGGTGCAGATAGTGGTATTGGTCGTGCTGTAGCGATCGCATTTGCTAAAGAAGGTGCAGATGTAGCGATTCTTTACCTAAATGAACACGACGATGCCAAAGAAACCAAACATTTGGTAGAAAAACAAGGTCGTCGTGCAGTCACCATCGCAGGTGATATTGGCGATGAAACTTTTTGTCAGCAAGCCGTACAACAAACAGTTGGTGAGTTTGGCAAACTCGATATTCTCATCAAC encodes the following:
- a CDS encoding peptide ligase PGM1-related protein, translated to MATLNISELEQVEKFRHLQLTLRDRWKTSELFDNSEADILIIPSVSLDQRELKKIEGFEHYEERLLFSLIRLRNPRTRLIYVTSVPLHPSIIDYYLQLLPGIPFSHARNRLLLLSTYDSSLKSLSQKILERPRLLERIHQSLRLDKSFMICYNSSRWEGELSLKLGVPLYAAAPNLQIWGTKSGSRQIFKEGGVPHPDGSEKIWNHQDLAEATVDLWERQPTLQRVVIKLNEGISGEGNALLDLRPIENLAPSKGTHAERVTAISDRFSTMRFQAKQETWENFSGRIPELGAITEAFVEGEIKRSPSVQGRITPAGEVEILSTHDQILGGPDGQIYLGCRFPADERYRLQLQQLGIQVGRKLAEKGTLERFGVDFIAVDKGNGEWDIQAIEINLRKGGTTHPFMTLKLLTNGRYDLSTGLFYSQQGRPKYYIATDNLQKERYQGLLPNDLMDVIAHHRLHFDSCTETGTVFHLMGCLSQFGKLGLTSIGDSPQQAQDIYNKVVKVLDEETRSENHDFSAFSDYSFPVVWDEYS